One region of Bactrocera neohumeralis isolate Rockhampton chromosome 5, APGP_CSIRO_Bneo_wtdbg2-racon-allhic-juicebox.fasta_v2, whole genome shotgun sequence genomic DNA includes:
- the LOC126759943 gene encoding uncharacterized protein LOC126759943 isoform X1: MVHAPARKNNKNSNGNCDLVEDVLTPVPPDGGWGWMVVFGSFMIHIITDGMTYSFGLFYDEFLTYFNEGSGYTAWIVSIMVGVTYASGPISSSFVNRYGCRAVTIAGAIFAAACIVASIFAQNVLTLIFTIGIGTGFGLGLIYLPAIVSVTTWFEARRSLATGIAVCGSGFGTFVFAPLTEHLIGSFGWRGAMLIIGGIVLNCILFGALFRPLEPPKPSKAQKSDIIDNNTTSAELKPLKSGTPEGDQYLQLPQRADAALCRSNSVGHGFNSNNLRQQLRPSLAHCRMLSLDLTMLLAQVKCSSFPTLNADSQTIETDLTALLLYTNNNQAVSNGANGKIAASTIAQSTSSTDMVRHRSQPHLDQLTPPHENWGSGTMYRPDILYQGSILNIPEYTASRQDLSSTGMMKRYGSVRHSVRGSQNDVRIKCCGCISCSQETHDTFVEMMNFSLLKDAVFMVFALSNFFTSIGFNVPYIYIVAQAKTLDISSAQSSYLIATIGVANTVGRIVLGYLADKPWVNRLWVYNACLTVCGICTALSPLCSGFYTLAAYCAAFGFTIGAYVGLTSVILVDLLGLEKLTNAFGLLLLFQGIASFIGPPIGGWMYDITNSYGPAFLMAGITIAISGLMLFVIPPLQRHLESKAKQKQQITVTRS; encoded by the exons ATGGTGCATGCACCGGCacgtaaaaataataaaaactcaaaTGGCAATTGTGATTTGGTGGAGGATGTACTGACACCGGTGCCACCAGATGGCGGCTGGGGTTGGATGGTCGTCTTCGGATCGTTTATGATACACATCATCA CCGATGGCATGACATATTCTTTTGGTCTCTTTTATGATGAGTTCCTCACCTACTTCAATGAAGGTTCAGGCTATACGGCCTGGATCGTGTCCATTATGGTGGGCGTTACTTATGCCTCAG GTCCCATCTCGTCATCGTTTGTCAATCGCTACGGCTGTCGAGCGGTCACCATAGCCGGCGCAATATTTGCTGCGGCCTGCATTGTCGCCAGTATCTTCGCGCAGAATGTGCTCACACTCATATTTACAATTGGTATTGGCACAGGCTTCGGACTGGGTCTCATCTATCTGCCAGCCATTGTAAGTGTGACCACATGGTTTGAGGCGCGACGTTCGCTTGCCACCGGCATTGCCGTGTGTGGTTCCGGTTTCGGTACATTCGTATTTGCGCCGCTCACCGAACATCTGATCGGTTCGTTCGGTTGGCGTGGCGCTATGCTCATCATCGGCGGCATTGTGCTGAATTGTATACTATTCGGTGCGCTCTTCCGACCCTTGGAACCGCCAAAACCATCTAAAGCGCAGAAAAGTGATATTATCGACAATAATACAACAAGTGCTGAGCTGAAGCCGTTGAAGTCGGGCACACCGGAGGGTGATCAATATTTACAGTTGCCGCAACGGGCCGACGCGGCTTTGTGTCGCTCGAACAGCGTGGGACACGGCTTCAACAGCAACAAT TTGCGACAGCAGTTGCGTCCCTCGTTGGCGCATTGCCGGATGCTCTCGCTCGACTTGACCATGCTGTTAGCGCAAGTAAAATGTAGTTCGTTCCCAACACTTAACGCTGATTCCCAAACAATCGAAACAGACCTTACTGCACTCCtgttatatacaaat AACAATCAGGCTGTGAGCAATGGCGCCAATGGCAAGATCGCAGCTTCAACAATCGCACAAAGCACGAGCAGCACGGATATGGTGCGTCATCGCAGTCAGCCGCATTTGGATCAGTTAACGCCACCGCATGAGAATTGGGGCAGTGGCACCATGTATCGGCCGGATATCCTGTATCAG GGCTCCATCCTCAACATACCGGAGTACACAGCCTCTCGTCAGGATCTTTCCAGCACCGGCATGATGAAGCGTTATGGTTCGGTGCGCCACAGTGTGCGCGGCAGTCAAAATGAT GTAAGAATAAAATGTTGCGGCTGCATCAGCTGCTCCCAAGAGACCCACGACACTTTCGTCGAAATGATGAATTTCTCGTTGCTAAAAGATGCCGTCTTCATGGTATTTGCACTGTCGAACTTCTTCACCAGCATCGGCTTCAATGTGCCCTACATTTACATAGTCGCTCAGGCCAAAACGCTCGACATCAGCAGTGCACAGTCCAGTTACCTGATTGCCACAATCGGTGTGGCCAACACCGTGGGCCGCATAGTGCTCGGCTACTTGGCGGACAAGCCATGGGTCAATCGTTTGTGGGTGTACAATGCCTGTCTGACGGTGTGCGGCATCT GCACTGCGCTATCACCGCTCTGCAGCGGCTTTTATACGCTCGCTGCTTATTGTGCCGCTTTCGGTTTCACCATCGGCGCCTACGTGGGCCTAACCTCCGTCATATTGGTCGATTTGCTCGGTTTGGAGAAGCTGACCAACGCTTTCGGTTTGCTGCTGCTCTTCCAGGGCATTGCTTCATTCATTGGGCCACCAATTGGcg GCTGGATGTATGACATCACCAATTCATACGGACCCGCCTTCCTCATGGCCGGCATCACAATCGCCATCAGCGGCCTCATGCTCTTCGTCATTCCACCGCTGCAAAGGCACCTCGAGTCCAAGGCTAAGCAGAAACAGCAGATTACCGTTACGCGCAGTTAA
- the LOC126759943 gene encoding monocarboxylate transporter 5 isoform X3, with translation MVHAPARKNNKNSNGNCDLVEDVLTPVPPDGGWGWMVVFGSFMIHIITDGMTYSFGLFYDEFLTYFNEGSGYTAWIVSIMVGVTYASGPISSSFVNRYGCRAVTIAGAIFAAACIVASIFAQNVLTLIFTIGIGTGFGLGLIYLPAIVSVTTWFEARRSLATGIAVCGSGFGTFVFAPLTEHLIGSFGWRGAMLIIGGIVLNCILFGALFRPLEPPKPSKAQKSDIIDNNTTSAELKPLKSGTPEGDQYLQLPQRADAALCRSNSVGHGFNSNNNNQAVSNGANGKIAASTIAQSTSSTDMVRHRSQPHLDQLTPPHENWGSGTMYRPDILYQGSILNIPEYTASRQDLSSTGMMKRYGSVRHSVRGSQNDVRIKCCGCISCSQETHDTFVEMMNFSLLKDAVFMVFALSNFFTSIGFNVPYIYIVAQAKTLDISSAQSSYLIATIGVANTVGRIVLGYLADKPWVNRLWVYNACLTVCGICTALSPLCSGFYTLAAYCAAFGFTIGAYVGLTSVILVDLLGLEKLTNAFGLLLLFQGIASFIGPPIGGWMYDITNSYGPAFLMAGITIAISGLMLFVIPPLQRHLESKAKQKQQITVTRS, from the exons ATGGTGCATGCACCGGCacgtaaaaataataaaaactcaaaTGGCAATTGTGATTTGGTGGAGGATGTACTGACACCGGTGCCACCAGATGGCGGCTGGGGTTGGATGGTCGTCTTCGGATCGTTTATGATACACATCATCA CCGATGGCATGACATATTCTTTTGGTCTCTTTTATGATGAGTTCCTCACCTACTTCAATGAAGGTTCAGGCTATACGGCCTGGATCGTGTCCATTATGGTGGGCGTTACTTATGCCTCAG GTCCCATCTCGTCATCGTTTGTCAATCGCTACGGCTGTCGAGCGGTCACCATAGCCGGCGCAATATTTGCTGCGGCCTGCATTGTCGCCAGTATCTTCGCGCAGAATGTGCTCACACTCATATTTACAATTGGTATTGGCACAGGCTTCGGACTGGGTCTCATCTATCTGCCAGCCATTGTAAGTGTGACCACATGGTTTGAGGCGCGACGTTCGCTTGCCACCGGCATTGCCGTGTGTGGTTCCGGTTTCGGTACATTCGTATTTGCGCCGCTCACCGAACATCTGATCGGTTCGTTCGGTTGGCGTGGCGCTATGCTCATCATCGGCGGCATTGTGCTGAATTGTATACTATTCGGTGCGCTCTTCCGACCCTTGGAACCGCCAAAACCATCTAAAGCGCAGAAAAGTGATATTATCGACAATAATACAACAAGTGCTGAGCTGAAGCCGTTGAAGTCGGGCACACCGGAGGGTGATCAATATTTACAGTTGCCGCAACGGGCCGACGCGGCTTTGTGTCGCTCGAACAGCGTGGGACACGGCTTCAACAGCAACAAT AACAATCAGGCTGTGAGCAATGGCGCCAATGGCAAGATCGCAGCTTCAACAATCGCACAAAGCACGAGCAGCACGGATATGGTGCGTCATCGCAGTCAGCCGCATTTGGATCAGTTAACGCCACCGCATGAGAATTGGGGCAGTGGCACCATGTATCGGCCGGATATCCTGTATCAG GGCTCCATCCTCAACATACCGGAGTACACAGCCTCTCGTCAGGATCTTTCCAGCACCGGCATGATGAAGCGTTATGGTTCGGTGCGCCACAGTGTGCGCGGCAGTCAAAATGAT GTAAGAATAAAATGTTGCGGCTGCATCAGCTGCTCCCAAGAGACCCACGACACTTTCGTCGAAATGATGAATTTCTCGTTGCTAAAAGATGCCGTCTTCATGGTATTTGCACTGTCGAACTTCTTCACCAGCATCGGCTTCAATGTGCCCTACATTTACATAGTCGCTCAGGCCAAAACGCTCGACATCAGCAGTGCACAGTCCAGTTACCTGATTGCCACAATCGGTGTGGCCAACACCGTGGGCCGCATAGTGCTCGGCTACTTGGCGGACAAGCCATGGGTCAATCGTTTGTGGGTGTACAATGCCTGTCTGACGGTGTGCGGCATCT GCACTGCGCTATCACCGCTCTGCAGCGGCTTTTATACGCTCGCTGCTTATTGTGCCGCTTTCGGTTTCACCATCGGCGCCTACGTGGGCCTAACCTCCGTCATATTGGTCGATTTGCTCGGTTTGGAGAAGCTGACCAACGCTTTCGGTTTGCTGCTGCTCTTCCAGGGCATTGCTTCATTCATTGGGCCACCAATTGGcg GCTGGATGTATGACATCACCAATTCATACGGACCCGCCTTCCTCATGGCCGGCATCACAATCGCCATCAGCGGCCTCATGCTCTTCGTCATTCCACCGCTGCAAAGGCACCTCGAGTCCAAGGCTAAGCAGAAACAGCAGATTACCGTTACGCGCAGTTAA
- the LOC126759943 gene encoding uncharacterized protein LOC126759943 isoform X2, with protein MVHAPARKNNKNSNGNCDLVEDVLTPVPPDGGWGWMVVFGSFMIHIITDGMTYSFGLFYDEFLTYFNEGSGYTAWIVSIMVGVTYASGPISSSFVNRYGCRAVTIAGAIFAAACIVASIFAQNVLTLIFTIGIGTGFGLGLIYLPAIVSVTTWFEARRSLATGIAVCGSGFGTFVFAPLTEHLIGSFGWRGAMLIIGGIVLNCILFGALFRPLEPPKPSKAQKSDIIDNNTTSAELKPLKSGTPEGDQYLQLPQRADAALCRSNSVGHGFNSNNLRQQLRPSLAHCRMLSLDLTMLLAQNNQAVSNGANGKIAASTIAQSTSSTDMVRHRSQPHLDQLTPPHENWGSGTMYRPDILYQGSILNIPEYTASRQDLSSTGMMKRYGSVRHSVRGSQNDVRIKCCGCISCSQETHDTFVEMMNFSLLKDAVFMVFALSNFFTSIGFNVPYIYIVAQAKTLDISSAQSSYLIATIGVANTVGRIVLGYLADKPWVNRLWVYNACLTVCGICTALSPLCSGFYTLAAYCAAFGFTIGAYVGLTSVILVDLLGLEKLTNAFGLLLLFQGIASFIGPPIGGWMYDITNSYGPAFLMAGITIAISGLMLFVIPPLQRHLESKAKQKQQITVTRS; from the exons ATGGTGCATGCACCGGCacgtaaaaataataaaaactcaaaTGGCAATTGTGATTTGGTGGAGGATGTACTGACACCGGTGCCACCAGATGGCGGCTGGGGTTGGATGGTCGTCTTCGGATCGTTTATGATACACATCATCA CCGATGGCATGACATATTCTTTTGGTCTCTTTTATGATGAGTTCCTCACCTACTTCAATGAAGGTTCAGGCTATACGGCCTGGATCGTGTCCATTATGGTGGGCGTTACTTATGCCTCAG GTCCCATCTCGTCATCGTTTGTCAATCGCTACGGCTGTCGAGCGGTCACCATAGCCGGCGCAATATTTGCTGCGGCCTGCATTGTCGCCAGTATCTTCGCGCAGAATGTGCTCACACTCATATTTACAATTGGTATTGGCACAGGCTTCGGACTGGGTCTCATCTATCTGCCAGCCATTGTAAGTGTGACCACATGGTTTGAGGCGCGACGTTCGCTTGCCACCGGCATTGCCGTGTGTGGTTCCGGTTTCGGTACATTCGTATTTGCGCCGCTCACCGAACATCTGATCGGTTCGTTCGGTTGGCGTGGCGCTATGCTCATCATCGGCGGCATTGTGCTGAATTGTATACTATTCGGTGCGCTCTTCCGACCCTTGGAACCGCCAAAACCATCTAAAGCGCAGAAAAGTGATATTATCGACAATAATACAACAAGTGCTGAGCTGAAGCCGTTGAAGTCGGGCACACCGGAGGGTGATCAATATTTACAGTTGCCGCAACGGGCCGACGCGGCTTTGTGTCGCTCGAACAGCGTGGGACACGGCTTCAACAGCAACAAT TTGCGACAGCAGTTGCGTCCCTCGTTGGCGCATTGCCGGATGCTCTCGCTCGACTTGACCATGCTGTTAGCGCAA AACAATCAGGCTGTGAGCAATGGCGCCAATGGCAAGATCGCAGCTTCAACAATCGCACAAAGCACGAGCAGCACGGATATGGTGCGTCATCGCAGTCAGCCGCATTTGGATCAGTTAACGCCACCGCATGAGAATTGGGGCAGTGGCACCATGTATCGGCCGGATATCCTGTATCAG GGCTCCATCCTCAACATACCGGAGTACACAGCCTCTCGTCAGGATCTTTCCAGCACCGGCATGATGAAGCGTTATGGTTCGGTGCGCCACAGTGTGCGCGGCAGTCAAAATGAT GTAAGAATAAAATGTTGCGGCTGCATCAGCTGCTCCCAAGAGACCCACGACACTTTCGTCGAAATGATGAATTTCTCGTTGCTAAAAGATGCCGTCTTCATGGTATTTGCACTGTCGAACTTCTTCACCAGCATCGGCTTCAATGTGCCCTACATTTACATAGTCGCTCAGGCCAAAACGCTCGACATCAGCAGTGCACAGTCCAGTTACCTGATTGCCACAATCGGTGTGGCCAACACCGTGGGCCGCATAGTGCTCGGCTACTTGGCGGACAAGCCATGGGTCAATCGTTTGTGGGTGTACAATGCCTGTCTGACGGTGTGCGGCATCT GCACTGCGCTATCACCGCTCTGCAGCGGCTTTTATACGCTCGCTGCTTATTGTGCCGCTTTCGGTTTCACCATCGGCGCCTACGTGGGCCTAACCTCCGTCATATTGGTCGATTTGCTCGGTTTGGAGAAGCTGACCAACGCTTTCGGTTTGCTGCTGCTCTTCCAGGGCATTGCTTCATTCATTGGGCCACCAATTGGcg GCTGGATGTATGACATCACCAATTCATACGGACCCGCCTTCCTCATGGCCGGCATCACAATCGCCATCAGCGGCCTCATGCTCTTCGTCATTCCACCGCTGCAAAGGCACCTCGAGTCCAAGGCTAAGCAGAAACAGCAGATTACCGTTACGCGCAGTTAA
- the LOC126759947 gene encoding fatty acyl-CoA reductase wat — MIHEFYANTEIFVTGGSGAVGKSLIEKLLRSCDVRKVYILLRTKKNLSVEQRLEKLKQAKIFKVLHATKPHMFERLIPIPGDAALPNLGISSEHIALMANVSVVFHCAATVRFDEPLPVALKLNVGATYEALLFAEKLQNLKMFMHVSTFYSNPYLKLVEPKLYDSPLDWRMCLKLLQDDSKRDTLDYLTKKLTVGFPNTYTFTKNLAESVVNDFRERLPVAIYRPSIVLHALSDPIPGYPPTLMGAMGLFVLVGAGILKTVFLSFSTRFDITPQDIGIKTMLYYAARAGNEYAQKKAIAEAPVYMSSSSKLSSHTFFQMCQVMEGGLWYQAAFEKNFMLPTCHYTDSRFVYKFLVFTKQILPALLADGLIMLTGRKPVLMGIVRKAYISLEVMKPFLFNTYDSPGMTHIEEMTEATKGTEFDLLPDITRAKTDEGLLDICTTMIFSIRENLLNENPNTIPIAQKRLRIKRWVYNILRAIIVYYILRWLYGFLLNYIEGPTAQ; from the exons atgatacACGAATTCTACGCGAATACGGAGATATTTGTGACTGGCGGTTCGG gCGCCGTTGGCAAATCTTTGATTGAGAAACTATTGCGCTCCTGTGATGTGCGAAAAGTCTATATACTACTGCGTACCAAGAAAAATCTGAGTGTGGAGCAACGTTTGGAGAAGCTAAAGCAGGCGAAG ATCTTCAAAGTATTACACGCCACGAAGCCACATATGTTCGAACGGCTCATACCGATACCAGGCGATGCAGCATTACCGAATTTGGGTATCTCGTCAGAGCATATTGCTCTAATGGCAAATGTTTCGGTCGTGTTTCATTGCGCAGCGACTGTGCGCTTTGATGAACCGTTACCCGTTGCTTTGAAGCTAAATGTGGGCGCCACCTATGAGGCGCTGCTGTTCGCTGAGAAGCTGCAGAACTTGAAAATGTTCATGCACGTCTCAACGTTTTACAGTAATCCGTACTTGAAGCTCGTCGAACCGAAG cTTTACGATTCACCATTAGATTGGCGCATGTGCCTGAAACTATTGCAGGATGATAGCAAGCGAGATACTTTGGACTATTTAACAAAGAA GCTAACAGTTGGCTTCCCGAACACTTACACTTTCACGAAGAATCTCGCCGAGAgtgtggtcaacgattttcgtgaACGTTTGCCGGTTGCTATATATAGACCGTCTATAG tgCTTCATGCTCTCTCCGATCCCATACCCGGTTATCCACCGACCTTGATGGGTGCTATGGGTCTCTTCGTACTCGTCGGCGCTGGCATACTTAAAACAGTCTTCTTGTCGTTTTCAACACGCTTTGACATCACACCACAAGATATCGGTATCAAAACAATGCTGTACTATGCCGCACGCGCCGGCAATGAATATGCGCagaaaaa AGCAATTGCTGAAGCGCCCGTTTATATGTCCTCATCATCGAAACTGTCAAGTCACACCTTCTTTCAGATGTGTCAGGTTATGGAGGGTGGACTGTGGTATCAGGCGGCGTTTGAAAAGAATTTCATGTTGCCCACTTGTCATTACACGGATAGTCGTTTTGTCTACAAATTTTTG GTATTCACCAAGCAAATACTGCCTGCTTTGCTGGCGGACGGTCTAATCATGCTTACTGGACGCAAACCGGTACTTATGGGTATTGTACGTAAGGCCTATATCTCTTTGGAGGTTATGAAACCATTTCTCTTTAACACCTACGATAGTCCGGGCATGACACATATAGAAGAGATGACGGAGGCAACAAAAGG CACCGAATTCGATCTTTTGCCCGATATCACGCGTGCCAAAACCGACGAAGGACTCCTTGACATTTGTActactatgattttttcaaTTCGTGAAAATTTGCTCAATGAGAATCCAAATACCATTCCGATTGCGCAGAAGAGATTGAGAAT CAAGCGTTGGGTCTACAATATTCTACGTGCAATTATAGTCTACTATATTTTGCGTTGGCTCTATGGCTTTTTGCTCAATTATATTGAAGGACCTACAGCACAATAA